Proteins from one Streptomyces genisteinicus genomic window:
- a CDS encoding M6 family metalloprotease domain-containing protein has product MAFTATSLVAGPAIAHSAAGPCALPRTSAHHSLGLDTWNTAYPKPAGGLDAVMIFLSFPDSVPLNTPEELAADHFPATSDFFHRASYGTFSLRAHPQTEWVRMPEASVTYDIRRDWEPERRTAYLKDAIAAADDRVDFSAYDIVYLVADPDAPGVDSDATKVVNFDRPLNADGADIRRVVTVFERHPPDRNVLAHETGHVFDLPDLYHRPMDGDGDWDTHVGDWDVMGSQFGLAPDLFGWHKWKLGWLGAAEVRCVNGDATARVPAGPPGSGEIVTLEPLAAAPVRGGSVGTRLAVVRTGPDSALAVEARSAVGNDEFTCTEGVLLYRVEGDSASGGGPVEVVDTHPETEACGDRSVYPPLADAPLQVGETFTLRGDGGGRTRVEVADRTPTGAWTVKITTE; this is encoded by the coding sequence ATGGCGTTCACCGCGACCTCCCTCGTCGCCGGCCCCGCGATCGCCCACTCCGCCGCCGGTCCCTGCGCCCTGCCGCGCACCTCCGCCCACCACTCGCTCGGTCTCGACACCTGGAACACCGCCTACCCCAAGCCGGCCGGCGGGCTCGACGCGGTGATGATCTTCCTCTCGTTCCCGGACTCCGTACCGCTGAACACGCCGGAGGAGCTCGCCGCCGACCACTTCCCGGCCACCAGCGACTTCTTCCACCGCGCCTCCTACGGCACCTTCTCGCTGCGCGCCCACCCGCAGACCGAGTGGGTCCGGATGCCCGAGGCGTCCGTCACCTACGACATACGGCGCGACTGGGAGCCGGAGCGGCGGACCGCCTACCTCAAGGACGCCATCGCGGCCGCCGACGACCGGGTCGACTTCTCCGCGTACGACATCGTCTACCTGGTCGCCGACCCGGACGCCCCCGGCGTCGACTCCGACGCCACCAAGGTGGTCAACTTCGACCGGCCGCTGAACGCCGACGGTGCCGACATCCGGCGGGTGGTCACCGTCTTCGAGCGCCACCCCCCGGACCGCAACGTGCTGGCCCACGAGACCGGCCACGTCTTCGACCTGCCCGACCTCTACCACCGGCCGATGGACGGCGACGGCGACTGGGACACCCACGTCGGCGACTGGGACGTCATGGGCAGCCAGTTCGGGCTCGCCCCCGACCTCTTCGGCTGGCACAAGTGGAAACTCGGCTGGCTCGGTGCCGCGGAGGTCCGCTGCGTCAACGGGGACGCCACGGCCCGGGTCCCCGCAGGACCGCCGGGCAGCGGGGAGATCGTCACGCTGGAACCGCTCGCCGCCGCGCCCGTGCGCGGCGGCAGCGTCGGTACCCGGCTCGCCGTCGTCCGGACCGGACCGGACAGTGCCCTCGCCGTCGAGGCGCGGTCCGCCGTCGGCAACGACGAGTTCACCTGCACCGAGGGCGTGCTGCTGTACCGGGTGGAGGGCGACTCCGCCTCCGGCGGCGGCCCCGTCGAGGTCGTCGACACCCACCCGGAGACCGAGGCCTGCGGCGACCGGTCGGTCTATCCGCCGCTGGCCGACGCCCCGCTCCAGGTCGGCGAGACCTTCACGCTGCGGGGCGACGGCGGCGGGCGCACCCGGGTGGAGGTGGCCGACCGGACGCCCACGGGCGCCTGGACGGTCAAGATCACGACGGAGTGA
- a CDS encoding putative bifunctional diguanylate cyclase/phosphodiesterase, which translates to MTTEGHLQALSQAERRDYRAAFNAAQIAMAVIDAEGLVVCANEALGALLGVRPADLRRRCAADLVGLGSDGRTWDAYHEVLRGHRSRFRCTRRLKQHDGRPLWAEVTVAPVPGTDDVLLTVTDVSDRRELHARLRHLQLHDPVTRLPNRALFFERLTAALESSPYDHGSTGRIGLCYLDLDGFKAVNDTLGHRVGDRLLTAVATRLTECAAGDRAHGGGHLVARLGGDEFAVLVEDSTGTEQLADLARGLLAALEQPFDLAGERVSVSASIGVVERAAADTSATSLMQAADTTLYWAKEDGRSRWTLFDPERNANRMTRQALASTLRPAVERGEFALEYQPLVGLADEVTRGVEALVRWNHPQFGTLTPNRFVAIAEEEGSIVQLGRWVLRTACRQARQWQLDHPDVEPLFVSVNVAVRQVWDSDLVADVAEILAATGLPPRLLQLELTESAVMGSAGRPLQALRALSDMGVRIAIDDFGTGYSNLAYLSRLPVSALKLDGTFVRGFQDETHANPADETIVEAMVELAHRLGLTVTAECVETSGQASRLRRIGCDTGQGWLYSRAVAPERITEMLGALDRHAATAG; encoded by the coding sequence ATGACTACGGAAGGTCACCTTCAGGCCCTGAGTCAGGCGGAACGACGCGACTACCGCGCCGCGTTCAACGCGGCCCAGATCGCCATGGCCGTGATCGACGCCGAGGGACTCGTCGTCTGCGCCAACGAGGCGCTCGGCGCCCTGCTCGGCGTCCGCCCGGCCGACCTGCGCCGGCGGTGCGCGGCCGACCTCGTGGGCCTCGGCTCGGACGGCCGCACCTGGGACGCCTACCACGAGGTGCTGCGGGGCCACCGCTCACGGTTCCGCTGCACCCGGCGGCTGAAGCAGCACGACGGGCGCCCCCTGTGGGCGGAGGTCACGGTCGCCCCGGTGCCCGGGACGGACGACGTCCTGCTGACGGTCACCGACGTCAGCGACCGGCGCGAACTGCACGCCAGGCTCCGCCATCTGCAACTGCACGACCCCGTGACCCGGCTGCCCAACCGCGCGCTGTTCTTCGAGCGGCTCACCGCGGCACTGGAGTCCTCCCCGTACGACCACGGGTCCACCGGCCGCATCGGACTCTGCTACCTCGACCTGGACGGGTTCAAGGCGGTCAACGACACCCTGGGGCACCGCGTCGGGGACCGGCTGCTGACCGCCGTCGCGACCCGGCTGACCGAGTGCGCCGCGGGCGACCGCGCCCACGGCGGAGGCCATCTGGTGGCCCGGCTGGGCGGGGACGAGTTCGCCGTCCTGGTCGAGGACTCCACCGGCACCGAACAGCTCGCCGACCTCGCCCGCGGCCTGCTGGCCGCGCTCGAGCAGCCGTTCGACCTCGCCGGGGAGCGGGTGTCGGTCTCCGCGTCCATCGGGGTGGTGGAGCGCGCGGCGGCGGACACCTCGGCGACCTCGCTGATGCAGGCCGCGGACACCACGCTCTACTGGGCGAAGGAGGACGGCCGCTCGCGCTGGACCCTGTTCGACCCGGAACGGAACGCGAACCGGATGACCCGTCAGGCGCTGGCCTCCACGCTCCGCCCCGCGGTGGAGCGCGGGGAGTTCGCGCTGGAGTACCAGCCGCTCGTCGGCCTCGCGGACGAGGTCACCCGCGGTGTCGAGGCGCTGGTGCGCTGGAACCACCCGCAGTTCGGCACGCTGACGCCGAATCGGTTCGTCGCGATCGCCGAGGAGGAGGGTTCGATCGTCCAGCTCGGCCGGTGGGTGCTGCGCACGGCGTGCCGCCAGGCCCGGCAGTGGCAGCTCGACCACCCGGACGTGGAGCCGCTGTTCGTGTCCGTCAACGTGGCGGTGCGCCAGGTGTGGGACTCCGACCTGGTCGCCGACGTGGCGGAGATCCTGGCCGCGACCGGCCTGCCGCCCCGGCTGCTCCAGCTGGAGCTCACCGAGTCGGCGGTGATGGGTTCGGCCGGACGGCCGCTGCAGGCGCTGCGGGCGCTGAGCGACATGGGCGTGCGGATCGCCATCGACGACTTCGGGACGGGGTACTCCAACCTCGCCTATCTGAGCCGGCTCCCGGTCTCCGCGCTGAAGCTCGACGGAACGTTCGTCCGGGGCTTCCAGGACGAGACGCACGCGAACCCGGCCGACGAGACGATCGTCGAGGCCATGGTGGAGCTGGCGCACCGGCTGGGCCTGACGGTCACGGCGGAGTGCGTCGAGACCTCGGGGCAGGCGTCGCGGCTCCGGCGGATCGGCTGCGACACCGGGCAGGGATGGCTGTACTCGCGGGCCGTGGCGCCGGAGCGGATCACCGAGATGCTGGGCGCGCTCGACCGCCACGCGGCCACGGCGGGCTGA
- a CDS encoding glycosyl hydrolase family 18 protein, translated as MRSRRPLLAAFTTAALAAGALAGFAGLGTAQANDTTQAAASSGGIKIAYYDQWSVYGNAFYPKHLDTRGIAAKLDVINYSFGNIHPTDLTCFMANKAAGDDNNPNAGDGAGDSYADYQKSFAAADSVDGVGDTWNQPIVGVFNQFKELKAKHPHLKINISLGGWTYSKYFHDAAKTDASRKKLVSSCIKQYIQGDLPVEGGFGGAGTAAGIFDGIDIDWEYPGSSGGHLGNHYGPEDKQNFTLLLAEFRKQLDAHGAANGGKKYMLTAALPAGQDKIKYLETDKIGAYLDYANIMTYDMHGAWDGDGPAYHQSPLYSPASDPTDPIAPGTEKYSVDGAIDAYIDGNAAYGITGGFPANKLTLGYEFYYRGWKGVPAANNGLGGSATGGSAARPLSQQAGIAHYKELGGIVDNPATTFWDDAAKASYFYKDGEFFTGLDKRAIDARAAYAKERGLGGAMMYSLLGLDANATLFNQIVAAVGGTPTTPPTTTPPTTTPPTTTPPTTTPPTTPPAGSCTAAAWAKATAYTGGAQVSHKGHTWKAKWWTQGEEPGTTGEWGVWQDLGAC; from the coding sequence GTGCGCTCCCGCAGACCGCTGCTCGCGGCATTCACGACCGCCGCGCTCGCCGCAGGCGCCCTGGCCGGATTCGCCGGACTCGGCACCGCCCAGGCGAACGACACCACCCAGGCCGCCGCCTCCTCGGGCGGAATCAAGATCGCCTACTACGACCAGTGGAGCGTCTACGGCAACGCCTTCTACCCGAAGCACCTCGACACCCGGGGCATCGCCGCCAAGCTCGACGTCATCAACTACTCGTTCGGCAACATCCACCCGACCGACCTGACCTGCTTCATGGCGAACAAGGCGGCGGGCGACGACAACAACCCCAACGCCGGTGACGGCGCGGGCGACTCGTACGCCGACTACCAGAAGTCCTTCGCGGCCGCCGACAGCGTCGACGGCGTCGGGGACACCTGGAACCAGCCCATCGTGGGCGTCTTCAACCAGTTCAAGGAACTGAAGGCGAAGCACCCCCACCTGAAGATCAACATCTCGCTGGGCGGCTGGACGTACTCCAAGTACTTCCACGACGCGGCCAAGACCGACGCCAGCCGCAAGAAGCTGGTCTCGTCCTGCATCAAGCAGTACATCCAGGGCGACCTGCCGGTCGAGGGCGGCTTCGGCGGCGCCGGCACCGCCGCCGGGATCTTCGACGGCATCGACATCGACTGGGAGTACCCGGGCTCCAGCGGCGGCCACCTCGGCAACCACTACGGCCCCGAGGACAAGCAGAACTTCACGCTGCTGCTGGCCGAGTTCCGCAAGCAGCTCGACGCGCACGGCGCGGCCAACGGCGGCAAGAAGTACATGCTGACCGCGGCCCTCCCGGCCGGCCAGGACAAGATCAAGTACCTGGAGACCGACAAGATCGGCGCGTACCTCGACTACGCGAACATCATGACGTACGACATGCACGGCGCCTGGGACGGCGACGGGCCCGCGTACCACCAGTCCCCGCTGTACTCGCCGGCGTCCGACCCGACCGACCCGATCGCCCCGGGCACCGAGAAGTACTCGGTCGACGGCGCCATCGACGCCTACATCGACGGCAACGCGGCGTACGGCATCACCGGCGGCTTCCCCGCGAACAAGCTGACCCTCGGCTACGAGTTCTACTACCGCGGCTGGAAGGGCGTCCCGGCGGCCAACAACGGCCTCGGCGGCAGCGCCACCGGCGGTTCGGCGGCCCGCCCGCTCAGCCAGCAGGCCGGCATCGCCCACTACAAGGAGCTCGGCGGCATCGTCGACAACCCGGCGACCACCTTCTGGGACGACGCGGCCAAGGCCTCGTACTTCTACAAGGACGGCGAGTTCTTCACCGGCCTCGACAAGCGGGCGATCGACGCCCGCGCGGCGTACGCCAAGGAGCGCGGCCTCGGCGGCGCGATGATGTACTCCCTGCTCGGTCTCGACGCCAACGCCACGCTGTTCAACCAGATCGTGGCCGCGGTCGGCGGCACGCCCACCACCCCGCCCACCACGACCCCGCCGACGACGACCCCGCCCACCACCACCCCGCCCACCACGACGCCTCCGACGACCCCGCCGGCCGGCAGCTGCACCGCGGCCGCGTGGGCGAAGGCGACCGCGTACACCGGCGGCGCCCAGGTCTCCCACAAGGGCCACACCTGGAAGGCCAAGTGGTGGACCCAGGGCGAAGAGCCGGGGACCACGGGTGAGTGGGGTGTCTGGCAGGACCTGGGAGCCTGCTGA
- a CDS encoding LLM class flavin-dependent oxidoreductase, which yields MNARDAAGDEIRGVAAGSAPVPLSVLDLVTVGSGRTASDALRTSVALARLAESRGYHRHWVAEHHSMPGVASSSPAVILAHLAAHTERIRLGSGGVMLPNHAPLVIAEQFGTLEALAPGRIDLGLGRAPGTDGATAAALRRTDTLHEGADDFPQQLAELTRFLDDDFPDGHPYARIHAVPGPVQATSEGGVQSPARPPVWLLGSSGFSARLAGVLGLPFAFAHHFSAQNTVPALELYRQSFRPSAVLDAPYALIGVAALAAEDEREARRQVLTGALSMLRLRTGRPGLIPTPEEAEAYPFTAVEREFADSWLKNIVHGTPDAVRAGLDTLRELTGADELMITANSHSGEVRLRSYELIADAYGLPVLPPAAGADALAGRAG from the coding sequence GTGAACGCAAGGGACGCGGCAGGCGACGAGATCCGTGGAGTCGCGGCCGGCTCCGCACCCGTACCCCTGTCGGTGCTCGATCTGGTCACCGTCGGCAGCGGCCGCACCGCCTCCGACGCCCTGCGCACGAGCGTGGCCCTCGCCCGGCTCGCCGAGAGCCGCGGGTACCACCGGCACTGGGTGGCCGAGCACCACTCGATGCCGGGCGTCGCCTCCTCCTCGCCCGCCGTGATCCTGGCCCACCTCGCCGCCCACACCGAGCGCATCCGCCTCGGGTCGGGCGGCGTCATGCTGCCCAACCACGCCCCGCTGGTGATCGCCGAGCAGTTCGGCACGCTGGAGGCGCTCGCGCCGGGCCGGATCGACCTGGGCCTGGGCCGCGCGCCCGGCACCGACGGCGCCACGGCGGCGGCGCTGCGCCGCACCGACACCCTCCACGAGGGGGCGGACGACTTCCCGCAGCAGCTGGCGGAGCTGACCCGCTTCCTCGACGACGACTTCCCGGACGGGCACCCCTACGCGCGGATCCACGCGGTGCCCGGACCGGTGCAGGCGACCTCGGAGGGCGGGGTCCAGTCCCCGGCCCGGCCGCCGGTCTGGCTGCTGGGCTCGTCCGGGTTCAGCGCCCGGCTCGCCGGGGTGCTCGGCCTGCCGTTCGCCTTCGCGCACCACTTCTCGGCGCAGAACACCGTGCCGGCGCTGGAGCTGTACCGCCAGAGCTTCCGCCCCTCGGCGGTGCTGGACGCCCCCTACGCGCTGATCGGCGTGGCCGCGCTGGCGGCCGAGGACGAGCGGGAGGCGCGCCGCCAGGTCCTGACGGGAGCCCTGTCGATGCTGCGGCTGCGCACCGGCCGCCCGGGGCTGATCCCGACGCCCGAGGAGGCGGAGGCGTACCCGTTCACCGCCGTGGAGCGGGAGTTCGCCGACAGCTGGCTGAAGAACATCGTGCACGGCACCCCCGACGCCGTCCGGGCGGGCCTCGACACGCTGCGCGAGCTGACCGGGGCGGACGAGCTGATGATCACCGCCAACTCCCACAGCGGCGAGGTGCGGCTGCGCAGCTACGAGTTGATCGCGGACGCCTACGGCCTGCCGGTGCTGCCGCCGGCCGCCGGAGCGGACGCCCTGGCCGGCCGCGCCGGGTAA
- a CDS encoding maleate cis-trans isomerase family protein: MTTVGLLYPGHAAEDDYPRMETLLTGVNVPVVHTAAGEDAHTPDALLDSGSAERLAAGVEELRLSGAESVVWASTGGSFVHGWDGAHGQTRELAVKAGLPASSTSFAFVRAAREVGAGRVAVAAAYPEDVSERFAQFLGGAGIEVVAVHAAGVGSRSQAAAWEREQVLDLVRGADHERAQAVLVPGTALHTVALLPELEEAVGKPVLTANQVTVWEGLRLADRHGAWSDDLGALFARKD; encoded by the coding sequence ATGACGACGGTGGGACTGCTGTATCCGGGGCACGCGGCGGAGGACGACTATCCCCGCATGGAGACGCTGCTGACCGGGGTCAACGTGCCGGTGGTGCACACGGCGGCGGGCGAGGACGCGCACACGCCGGACGCGCTGCTGGACAGCGGCTCGGCCGAGCGGCTCGCCGCCGGGGTCGAGGAGCTGCGGCTCTCGGGCGCCGAGTCGGTGGTGTGGGCGAGCACCGGCGGGTCGTTCGTCCACGGGTGGGACGGCGCACACGGCCAGACCCGTGAGCTCGCCGTGAAGGCCGGGCTGCCGGCGTCCAGCACGTCGTTCGCCTTCGTGCGCGCGGCCCGGGAGGTCGGCGCCGGGCGGGTGGCGGTGGCCGCCGCGTACCCGGAGGACGTGTCGGAGCGCTTCGCCCAGTTCCTCGGCGGAGCCGGGATCGAGGTGGTGGCGGTGCACGCGGCCGGGGTCGGCTCGCGGTCCCAGGCCGCCGCCTGGGAGCGCGAGCAGGTGCTCGACCTGGTGCGCGGCGCCGATCACGAGCGGGCCCAGGCGGTCCTGGTGCCCGGTACGGCGCTGCACACGGTGGCCCTGCTGCCGGAGCTGGAGGAGGCGGTGGGCAAGCCGGTCCTCACGGCGAACCAGGTCACCGTCTGGGAGGGGCTGCGCCTGGCGGACCGGCACGGGGCCTGGTCGGACGACCTGGGCGCGCTGTTCGCCCGCAAGGACTGA
- the ehuB gene encoding ectoine/hydroxyectoine ABC transporter substrate-binding protein EhuB encodes MSRRALLLGTAGASAFAVTAAAGCSRVPSGDVLARLKTQGTVRLGIAGEVPYGYVDEQGEFTGEAPELARVVFKRLGIDSVQPVATDFASLIPGLNSQQFDVVSAGMYINKDRCAQVIFADPEYQMLDSFIVRKGNPKNLRSYEDVVKAKAKLATGTGYAEIDYAIAAGIPEKEIVILQDQVAGLNAVESGRVDVFAGTALTAREVVRKSTRAEATEPFAAVVDGKKQVDGGGFAFRPTDTALRDAFNTEIHKMKKSGELFRILKPFGFTESEMTTLTAEELCRK; translated from the coding sequence ATGAGCAGACGCGCCCTGCTGCTCGGGACGGCGGGCGCGAGCGCGTTCGCCGTCACCGCGGCGGCGGGCTGCAGCCGGGTGCCGTCGGGCGACGTGCTCGCCCGGCTGAAGACCCAGGGGACGGTGCGCCTGGGCATCGCCGGTGAGGTGCCGTACGGCTACGTGGACGAACAGGGGGAGTTCACGGGCGAGGCCCCGGAACTGGCCCGGGTGGTCTTCAAGCGCCTGGGCATCGACAGCGTCCAGCCGGTGGCCACCGACTTCGCCTCCCTCATACCCGGGCTCAACTCCCAGCAGTTCGACGTGGTGTCGGCCGGGATGTACATCAACAAGGACCGGTGCGCCCAGGTCATCTTCGCCGACCCCGAGTACCAGATGCTCGACTCCTTCATCGTGCGCAAGGGCAATCCCAAGAACCTGCGCAGCTACGAGGACGTGGTGAAGGCCAAGGCGAAGCTGGCCACCGGCACGGGCTACGCCGAGATCGACTACGCGATCGCCGCCGGCATCCCCGAGAAGGAGATCGTGATCCTCCAGGACCAGGTGGCCGGGCTGAACGCGGTCGAGTCCGGCCGGGTCGACGTCTTCGCCGGGACCGCGCTGACCGCCCGCGAGGTGGTCCGCAAGAGCACGCGGGCCGAGGCCACCGAGCCGTTCGCGGCGGTCGTCGACGGCAAGAAGCAGGTCGACGGCGGCGGGTTCGCCTTCCGCCCCACCGACACCGCCCTGCGCGACGCGTTCAACACCGAGATCCACAAGATGAAGAAGAGCGGCGAGTTGTTCCGGATCCTGAAGCCGTTCGGCTTCACGGAGTCCGAGATGACCACCCTGACCGCCGAGGAGCTGTGCAGGAAATGA
- the ehuC gene encoding ectoine/hydroxyectoine ABC transporter permease subunit EhuC, whose translation MTAGLWQNWVLPGIWITVQLLVYSAALAAVTAFAVGMARTHRSRAVRFLAGLYTEIFRGTSALVLMFWLFFVVPPLMGWQLVPMWAAVLALGLSYGAYGAEIVRGALNSVARSQRESGIALSFSPWQRMRLILLPQAVPEMMPPFCNLLVELLKGTALVSLLGVGDVSFAAYLVRLATQESAQIYTISLVIYFVLAMVVTRSMKALERRTKRNIGIEPEPALLGGLFARRSASAAGTEVAGGASK comes from the coding sequence ATGACAGCCGGACTCTGGCAGAACTGGGTGCTGCCCGGCATATGGATCACGGTCCAGCTGCTGGTCTACAGCGCCGCACTGGCCGCGGTCACCGCCTTCGCCGTCGGCATGGCCCGTACCCACCGCTCGCGCGCCGTCCGCTTCCTGGCCGGCCTCTACACGGAGATCTTCCGCGGCACCTCGGCCCTGGTGCTGATGTTCTGGCTCTTCTTCGTGGTGCCCCCGCTGATGGGCTGGCAGCTCGTCCCGATGTGGGCCGCCGTCCTCGCGCTCGGTCTCTCCTACGGCGCGTACGGCGCCGAGATCGTCCGCGGCGCCCTGAACTCGGTCGCCCGCTCGCAGCGTGAGTCGGGGATCGCGCTCAGCTTCTCGCCGTGGCAGCGGATGCGGCTGATCCTCCTCCCCCAGGCGGTGCCCGAGATGATGCCGCCGTTCTGCAACCTGCTGGTCGAGCTGCTGAAGGGCACGGCCCTGGTGTCGCTGCTCGGCGTCGGCGACGTCTCCTTCGCCGCCTATCTGGTGCGGCTCGCCACCCAGGAGAGCGCCCAGATCTACACGATCAGCCTGGTGATCTACTTCGTGCTCGCGATGGTGGTGACCCGGTCGATGAAGGCGCTGGAGCGCAGGACCAAGCGGAACATCGGCATCGAGCCGGAACCGGCGCTGCTGGGCGGCCTGTTCGCCCGCCGCTCCGCGTCCGCCGCCGGCACCGAGGTGGCGGGGGGTGCGTCGAAGTGA
- the ehuD gene encoding ectoine/hydroxyectoine ABC transporter permease subunit EhuD, whose amino-acid sequence MTWDWSAVADFMPRFWDGVLVTLQVLVLGSLISFSLGLVWALAFRAPSRFVRWPVNVFTEFVRTTPLLVQLFFLYFVLPEWGVQFSALTTGTIAIGLHYSTYTAQVYRAGIDAVPRGQWEAAKALSLPAHRTWSAVILPQAIRRITPALGNYVIAMLKDTPLLAAIGVLELLQQSRLESASTFQYTEPLTVIGIAFILIAYPASLLVRSLERRLVR is encoded by the coding sequence GTGACCTGGGACTGGTCCGCCGTGGCCGACTTCATGCCCCGCTTCTGGGACGGGGTGCTCGTCACCCTCCAGGTGCTCGTGCTGGGCTCGCTCATCTCGTTCTCGCTCGGCCTGGTGTGGGCCCTCGCCTTCCGGGCGCCGAGCCGCTTCGTGCGCTGGCCGGTGAACGTGTTCACGGAGTTCGTCCGCACCACCCCCCTCCTGGTGCAGCTGTTCTTCCTGTACTTCGTGCTCCCGGAGTGGGGCGTGCAGTTCTCCGCCCTGACCACGGGCACGATCGCGATCGGGCTGCACTACTCGACGTACACCGCGCAGGTCTACCGGGCCGGCATCGACGCGGTGCCGCGCGGCCAGTGGGAGGCGGCCAAGGCCCTGAGCCTGCCCGCCCACCGCACCTGGTCCGCCGTCATCCTGCCGCAGGCGATCCGCCGGATCACGCCCGCGCTCGGCAACTACGTGATCGCGATGCTGAAGGACACCCCGCTGCTCGCCGCGATCGGCGTGCTGGAGCTGCTGCAGCAGTCGCGGCTGGAGAGCGCGTCGACCTTCCAGTACACCGAGCCGCTCACCGTGATCGGCATCGCGTTCATCCTCATCGCCTATCCGGCTTCTCTGCTCGTCCGATCCCTGGAGCGCCGCCTTGTCCGCTGA
- a CDS encoding amino acid ABC transporter ATP-binding protein, producing MSAETPLDTPTGATEPLIRFDDVTKRFGDNTVLDDLCFSVRPGKHVTLIGPSGSGKTTILRLLMTLEKPDEGTITVAGKRLFPAQEKERREARKKIGMVFQQFNLFPNMSVLRNITEAPVRVLGRPKEEAEARAKELLELVGLGDRCGARPSQLSGGQQQRVAIARALAMEPRVLLLDEVTSALDPELVAGVLDLLRDIARTTDITMVCVTHEMNFARDISDEVLMFDSGKVIESGPPEKIFSDPEQARTREFLGAVL from the coding sequence TTGTCCGCTGAAACGCCCCTCGACACGCCCACCGGTGCGACCGAGCCGCTGATCCGGTTCGACGACGTCACCAAGAGATTCGGGGACAACACGGTCCTGGACGACCTCTGCTTCTCCGTCCGGCCCGGCAAGCACGTGACGCTGATCGGCCCCTCCGGCTCCGGCAAGACGACGATCCTGCGTCTGCTGATGACGCTGGAGAAGCCCGACGAGGGCACCATCACCGTGGCCGGTAAGCGACTGTTCCCGGCGCAGGAGAAGGAGCGCCGCGAGGCGCGGAAGAAGATCGGCATGGTCTTCCAGCAGTTCAACCTCTTCCCCAACATGAGCGTGCTGCGCAACATCACCGAGGCCCCGGTGCGGGTGCTCGGCCGGCCGAAGGAGGAGGCCGAGGCGCGGGCAAAGGAGCTGCTGGAACTGGTCGGCCTCGGCGACCGGTGCGGGGCGCGGCCCTCGCAGCTCTCCGGCGGACAGCAGCAGCGGGTGGCCATCGCCCGGGCCCTGGCGATGGAGCCGCGGGTGCTGCTGCTCGACGAGGTGACCTCGGCGCTCGACCCCGAACTGGTGGCCGGGGTGCTGGATCTGCTGCGGGACATCGCGCGCACGACGGACATCACGATGGTGTGCGTGACCCATGAGATGAACTTCGCGCGGGACATCTCCGACGAGGTTCTGATGTTCGATTCCGGCAAGGTCATCGAGTCCGGTCCGCCGGAGAAAATCTTCTCGGATCCGGAGCAGGCGCGGACCCGCGAGTTCCTCGGCGCGGTGCTCTGA
- a CDS encoding IclR family transcriptional regulator encodes MALKPEPTAPFHSVQYVLRVLETVSKHGGGVTDVQIARETGLPTGHLAPMLAMLRREGYVEQLSDGAYAIGDSLVLLGSGVTRKEALEAKLQETLTELRDSVGAAVYISRYIDGEVKITQFADGPRTPKVNEWVDFRSAAHASAVGKCLLTQLDVNGRRDHLSRHKIARLTSRTITSEQLLFSKLDSQPPTVPVLDLQEYAVGTVCAAVPLTAGSAVGCLALSLPIEHAHRLRQAADTLNRRAAPVVLSLAI; translated from the coding sequence GTGGCGCTGAAGCCAGAGCCGACCGCGCCGTTCCACTCGGTGCAATACGTCCTGCGAGTCCTGGAGACGGTCTCCAAGCACGGTGGCGGAGTCACCGACGTCCAGATCGCACGCGAGACCGGGCTGCCCACCGGTCACCTCGCCCCGATGCTCGCCATGCTCCGCCGCGAGGGCTACGTGGAGCAGCTCTCCGACGGCGCCTACGCGATCGGCGACTCCCTGGTCCTCCTCGGGTCCGGCGTCACGCGCAAGGAGGCCCTGGAGGCCAAGCTGCAGGAGACCCTCACCGAGCTGCGCGACTCGGTGGGCGCCGCCGTCTACATCAGCCGTTACATCGACGGCGAGGTCAAGATCACCCAGTTCGCCGACGGGCCGCGCACTCCCAAGGTCAACGAGTGGGTGGACTTCCGCTCCGCCGCCCACGCCAGTGCGGTCGGCAAGTGCCTGCTCACCCAGCTCGACGTGAACGGCCGCCGCGACCACCTGTCGCGCCACAAGATCGCCCGGCTCACCTCGCGGACGATCACGAGCGAGCAGCTGCTCTTCTCCAAGCTGGACTCCCAGCCGCCGACGGTCCCCGTCCTGGACCTCCAGGAGTACGCGGTGGGCACGGTGTGCGCGGCCGTGCCGCTGACGGCGGGGTCGGCCGTGGGCTGCCTGGCCCTCTCCCTGCCGATCGAGCACGCCCACCGGCTGCGCCAAGCGGCGGACACCCTCAACCGCAGGGCGGCACCGGTGGTGCTCTCGCTGGCGATCTAG